A window from Tenacibaculum singaporense encodes these proteins:
- the aceB gene encoding malate synthase A, protein MNQDVLAKEIQCVGFDQTEYKSVLTNEAKAFLIQLQEKFNPQRLQLLAEREIEQAYFDAGNYPSFPLETKEIRESDWVCAPLPEDLLDRRVEITGPVERKMIINALNSGAKTFMADFEDSNSPTIQNILDGQVNLRDAVNKTISFYNAAKDKSYELNEKVATLLVRPRGLHLNEKHLLIDGVEMSGSLVDFGLYFFHNIKTLQEQGSATYFYLPKLEHYKEARWWNDVFVFAQEYMGVPQKTIKATVLIETITASFQLDEIIYELKDHMAGLNCGRWDYIFSYIKKFRNHSGFIVPNRSQVTMSSPFMKAYSLRVIQSCHKRGVHAMGGMAAQIPVKNNEELNKEAFAKVKKDKEQEVRNGHDGTWVAHPGLVAIAMDVFNTTMPNANQIDKKLEDLTITEKDLVELPEGTITEQGIRENINVGILYVESWLMGHGAAALYNLMEDAATAEISRTQVWQWLHKSVMLEDGRTFTEGMYEQCKKEELKKIKSYVGEDRYNNGKFELAIQLFDELILNKEFVEFLTLPAYKYL, encoded by the coding sequence ATGAATCAAGATGTTTTAGCAAAAGAAATTCAATGTGTAGGTTTTGATCAAACCGAGTATAAAAGTGTTTTGACCAATGAAGCCAAAGCATTTTTAATTCAACTTCAAGAAAAATTTAATCCTCAAAGGCTTCAATTATTAGCTGAAAGAGAAATCGAACAAGCTTATTTTGATGCAGGAAACTATCCTTCTTTTCCTTTAGAAACGAAAGAGATAAGAGAGAGTGATTGGGTATGTGCTCCGTTACCTGAAGATTTGTTAGATAGAAGAGTAGAAATTACAGGACCAGTAGAACGTAAAATGATTATCAATGCTTTAAATTCTGGAGCAAAAACATTTATGGCAGATTTTGAAGATAGTAATTCACCAACTATTCAAAATATTTTAGATGGTCAGGTAAACTTACGAGACGCAGTAAATAAAACAATTTCATTTTACAACGCTGCAAAAGATAAAAGCTACGAGTTAAATGAGAAAGTAGCTACCTTGTTAGTAAGACCAAGAGGATTGCATTTAAATGAAAAACATTTGTTGATTGATGGTGTAGAAATGTCAGGTTCTTTGGTAGATTTTGGTTTGTACTTTTTTCATAATATCAAAACCTTGCAAGAGCAGGGAAGTGCAACCTATTTTTATTTACCTAAACTAGAACATTACAAAGAAGCACGTTGGTGGAATGATGTTTTTGTATTTGCACAAGAGTATATGGGTGTGCCACAAAAGACAATTAAAGCAACAGTGCTAATTGAGACAATTACAGCAAGTTTTCAGTTAGATGAAATTATTTATGAGTTAAAAGATCATATGGCTGGCTTAAATTGTGGTCGTTGGGACTATATTTTTTCATACATTAAAAAGTTCAGAAATCATTCTGGTTTTATTGTGCCAAACCGTTCACAAGTAACCATGAGTAGCCCATTTATGAAGGCGTATTCGTTACGAGTTATTCAGTCGTGCCACAAACGAGGTGTACATGCTATGGGAGGAATGGCAGCACAAATTCCTGTGAAGAATAATGAAGAGTTGAATAAAGAAGCTTTTGCTAAGGTTAAGAAAGATAAGGAGCAAGAAGTTAGGAATGGTCATGACGGAACTTGGGTTGCGCATCCTGGTTTAGTAGCAATTGCAATGGATGTTTTTAATACAACAATGCCCAATGCGAATCAGATAGATAAAAAGCTAGAAGATCTAACAATTACAGAAAAAGATTTAGTTGAATTACCTGAAGGTACTATTACCGAGCAAGGAATACGAGAAAATATCAATGTTGGTATTCTTTATGTAGAGTCGTGGTTAATGGGACACGGAGCAGCTGCCTTGTATAATTTAATGGAAGATGCAGCAACAGCTGAAATATCACGAACACAAGTATGGCAATGGTTGCATAAAAGTGTAATGCTTGAAGATGGTAGAACATTTACAGAAGGAATGTATGAGCAATGTAAAAAAGAAGAATTAAAAAAAATAAAAAGCTACGTAGGTGAAGACAGATACAATAACGGAAAGTTTGAATTAGCTATTCAATTATTTGATGAGTTAATTTTAAACAAAGAATTTGTTGAGTTTTTAACCTTACCAGCATATAAATATTTATAG
- a CDS encoding phosphatidylserine decarboxylase produces the protein METTTIETHEAVVEQLKSILDGNPAMAKSLGESLKKAVELSKNGSPDKTIPPLNKDLYKAIDKEFKGKGWPETVAAYYDYLDLYVQMIPNESRDPEYPNAWTSDGTKNGYNQKVYDLLCQSYWLIDQADSEGNTMQSYPEFADWLVSFANAWGTFLDTEASLTKETLQSFKDDKNAQGESVYNFPLYSKNESKWKTFNQFFYREFNNADPKTGISPLRPIAAPDDNTIIVSPADCTFKAYYPIDKKGNVDKITLKGTHTIGSVDELLQYSKYGENFYGGTFIHYFLSPFDYHRFHTPVSGKILEILPVQGKVYLNVETASDGQFDAPDGGENGYEFSQARGLVIMDAGTEVGKVAILPIGMCQVSGVDMYTELQGQTVVKGQEFGKFRFGGSDIIMLFEKLPHELYMFQNDPSHVPIHFQYGQASVYWNK, from the coding sequence ATGGAAACAACAACTATTGAAACTCATGAAGCAGTTGTTGAACAACTGAAAAGTATTTTAGACGGTAATCCAGCAATGGCAAAAAGTCTTGGAGAGTCATTAAAAAAAGCGGTTGAATTATCAAAAAATGGAAGTCCTGATAAAACTATACCACCTTTAAATAAAGATCTTTACAAAGCAATTGATAAAGAATTTAAAGGAAAAGGATGGCCAGAAACTGTAGCTGCATATTATGATTACTTAGATCTTTATGTGCAAATGATTCCAAATGAAAGCAGGGACCCAGAATATCCTAATGCTTGGACAAGTGATGGAACTAAAAATGGATATAATCAAAAAGTATACGATTTACTTTGTCAATCCTATTGGTTGATTGACCAAGCAGATTCAGAAGGAAATACGATGCAAAGTTATCCTGAGTTTGCTGATTGGTTAGTGAGTTTTGCAAATGCTTGGGGAACTTTCTTAGATACAGAAGCTTCTTTAACAAAGGAAACGTTGCAATCGTTTAAAGATGATAAAAATGCTCAAGGAGAAAGTGTTTATAATTTCCCTTTATATTCAAAAAATGAAAGTAAATGGAAAACGTTTAATCAATTTTTTTATAGAGAATTTAATAATGCAGATCCTAAAACGGGAATTTCTCCTTTACGTCCTATAGCAGCTCCAGATGATAATACTATTATTGTTTCTCCTGCAGATTGTACTTTTAAAGCATATTATCCAATTGATAAAAAAGGGAATGTAGATAAAATTACGCTAAAAGGAACACATACTATTGGTAGTGTAGATGAACTATTGCAATATAGTAAGTATGGAGAAAATTTTTATGGAGGTACATTTATTCATTATTTTTTAAGTCCTTTTGATTATCATCGTTTTCATACACCAGTTAGTGGAAAAATTTTAGAGATTCTTCCAGTACAAGGAAAAGTGTATTTAAATGTTGAAACAGCATCAGATGGACAGTTTGATGCACCAGATGGAGGAGAAAATGGATATGAGTTTTCGCAAGCTAGAGGATTAGTAATTATGGATGCAGGTACTGAAGTAGGAAAGGTTGCTATACTACCAATAGGAATGTGTCAGGTTTCAGGTGTAGATATGTACACAGAATTGCAAGGACAAACAGTAGTCAAAGGTCAAGAGTTTGGTAAATTTAGATTTGGAGGTTCAGATATTATTATGCTATTTGAAAAACTGCCTCATGAATTATATATGTTCCAAAACGATCCTTCGCATGTGCCTATTCATTTTCAATACGGACAAGCTTCGGTTTATTGGAATAAGTAA
- a CDS encoding DoxX family protein produces the protein MKRDKIIFYVATGLLTLLMFFSAGMYFFNHAEVAKMFTAFGYPTYIIYPYAVAKLLGLVALWFFRGKFLNEWAYAGFFFAFILAFFAHFMIGDGEQTGAVMAMVLLIVSYIYSKKI, from the coding sequence ATGAAAAGAGATAAAATTATTTTTTATGTAGCTACAGGGTTATTAACATTATTAATGTTTTTTTCAGCTGGAATGTATTTTTTTAATCATGCAGAAGTGGCAAAAATGTTTACTGCCTTTGGGTATCCAACATACATTATTTACCCGTATGCAGTAGCTAAGCTATTAGGTTTAGTAGCGTTATGGTTTTTTAGAGGAAAGTTTTTAAATGAATGGGCGTATGCAGGTTTTTTCTTTGCATTTATTCTAGCTTTTTTTGCTCATTTTATGATTGGTGATGGAGAACAAACAGGAGCTGTAATGGCAATGGTACTATTAATAGTTTCGTATATTTATAGTAAAAAAATATAA
- a CDS encoding NADPH-dependent FMN reductase, producing MKKIIAFAGSNSKKSINKQLVIYASGLLEETEVSVLDLNDYPLPIYGVDKEMEEGIPENAVIFLEKIKEADGIAVSLAEHNGNFTVAFKNIIDWMSRIEQKVWHNKPMLLLSTSPGGRGGASSMAIAKNGFPHMGANVIADFSLPKFYDNFNDGRIVNEEFNEKIKEAVTTFQKAV from the coding sequence ATGAAAAAAATAATCGCTTTCGCGGGTAGTAATAGTAAAAAATCAATAAATAAACAATTAGTAATATATGCTTCTGGTTTATTAGAAGAAACAGAAGTTTCGGTGTTGGATTTAAACGATTATCCATTGCCTATTTATGGAGTTGATAAAGAAATGGAAGAGGGCATACCAGAAAATGCAGTAATATTTCTAGAAAAAATTAAAGAAGCAGATGGAATAGCTGTATCGTTAGCAGAACATAATGGTAATTTTACGGTAGCTTTTAAGAATATTATAGACTGGATGTCGCGTATAGAACAAAAAGTATGGCATAATAAACCAATGCTATTATTATCAACCTCTCCTGGAGGTAGAGGAGGAGCGTCGTCAATGGCAATAGCTAAAAATGGTTTTCCCCATATGGGAGCAAATGTTATAGCAGATTTTTCTTTACCGAAATTTTATGATAACTTTAATGACGGAAGGATTGTAAATGAGGAGTTTAATGAAAAAATAAAAGAAGCAGTTACAACTTTCCAAAAAGCAGTATAA
- a CDS encoding OsmC family protein — protein MSNNPIATVTLTDRNYLAEAKMRNHFAVTDEPLDKGGDDNGPTPVEYLLTAIGGCVSITLRMYAERKGWDLGKVTVNVSQKEQLTPEGIKKSLVEEISFEKEVTDEQRTKLLEIAGKCPVAKMVKGETEIDSKITT, from the coding sequence ATGAGCAATAATCCAATAGCAACAGTTACTTTAACTGACCGAAATTACTTAGCAGAAGCAAAAATGAGAAATCATTTTGCTGTTACTGATGAGCCTTTAGATAAAGGAGGAGACGATAACGGACCAACTCCAGTAGAATATTTACTAACTGCAATTGGTGGGTGTGTGTCAATTACTTTGAGAATGTATGCAGAGAGGAAAGGATGGGACTTAGGAAAAGTTACAGTAAATGTCAGCCAAAAAGAACAATTAACTCCAGAAGGAATAAAAAAATCATTAGTAGAAGAAATTTCATTCGAAAAAGAAGTTACAGATGAACAACGTACCAAGTTATTAGAAATAGCAGGTAAATGTCCAGTAGCTAAAATGGTGAAAGGTGAAACAGAAATTGATTCAAAAATAACAACATAG
- a CDS encoding bifunctional helix-turn-helix transcriptional regulator/GNAT family N-acetyltransferase — protein MDALKGLGEIGLGSRLKRTSEYMMRETQLVYDEFNIDFDPYLFPTFKIIKNKDGVTNTEITNSLKTSQPATTQAINKLHKKGLISLKEDKLDKRKKVVFVSNKGKQLIENVTPIWNSIEHIIKEYTNIKSESLTELINELEAKFNEKSFSKAIIEHIKMNTTQNTIAITTFKEEYSSSFYNLNIEWLQTFFYVEPYDEEVLSNPHKYIIDKGGHIFFAKLNNEVVGTVALMPMSEPNVYELTKMAVSPKHRGYKIGQQLMQHCIDFAKDRQFDKLVLYSNTKLENAIYIYRKFGFLEIPVEKGCPYERCNIKMELKTKS, from the coding sequence ATGGACGCACTTAAAGGATTAGGAGAAATTGGATTAGGTTCTAGATTAAAAAGGACTAGCGAATACATGATGCGCGAAACACAATTGGTGTACGATGAGTTTAATATTGATTTTGACCCTTACCTATTTCCTACTTTTAAAATTATAAAAAACAAAGATGGTGTTACTAATACTGAGATTACCAACAGTTTAAAAACATCGCAGCCTGCTACTACTCAAGCTATTAATAAGCTTCATAAAAAAGGACTCATCTCCCTTAAAGAAGACAAATTGGATAAGCGAAAAAAAGTTGTTTTTGTTTCTAACAAAGGAAAGCAACTCATAGAAAATGTAACTCCTATATGGAATAGCATTGAACACATTATTAAAGAATACACTAATATAAAGTCTGAATCACTAACTGAACTTATAAATGAATTAGAGGCTAAGTTTAATGAAAAGTCTTTCAGCAAAGCTATTATAGAACACATAAAAATGAATACAACACAAAATACTATAGCAATTACCACGTTTAAGGAAGAATACAGCTCATCTTTTTATAACCTGAATATTGAATGGTTACAAACATTTTTCTACGTAGAACCTTATGATGAGGAAGTTTTAAGCAATCCTCACAAATATATTATTGACAAAGGAGGACATATTTTCTTTGCTAAATTAAATAATGAAGTTGTAGGTACTGTTGCTTTAATGCCTATGAGCGAACCTAATGTTTATGAATTAACAAAAATGGCTGTTTCACCAAAACACAGGGGTTACAAAATAGGACAACAACTCATGCAACATTGTATTGATTTTGCAAAAGATAGACAGTTTGATAAATTGGTTTTATACTCAAACACGAAACTTGAAAACGCTATTTACATTTATAGAAAATTTGGCTTTTTAGAAATCCCTGTTGAGAAAGGTTGTCCTTATGAACGTTGCAATATTAAAATGGAATTAAAAACAAAGTCTTGA
- a CDS encoding helix-turn-helix domain-containing protein — translation MEEEYIRLVFGLKLKQIRTDKNLSLFGLAKLTGLSKSYLNEIEKGKKYPKTDKIVILSEKLEVPYDHLVSLKLDKNLAPIGEILQSKILKEIPLDLFGIKENNLIDIIANAPAKVNAFISTIIKISQNYNLTRESFFLAALRSYQEAHNNYFEDIETKVTDFIKAYQINPNKPITSKDLEEILIEEYGYTIDSEELSKHQKLSELRNIYIPKNKTLLIYNDINEAQKTFIFAKEIAYNYLQIKDRLYTFPWIKFDSFDEVLNNFIASYFAGALIIPKDDLIQKLTQLFSLETWQPLQLHKIIRSYNCSDETFYQRLTNILPRHFNIKNLFFLRFTHKEGSPVHRLSKELHITQQQSPHANRNNEHYCRRWIAIKTIQDLEVSEEKKSAYGIQISSYENSQKEYLVLSAATADPFKEKINRSVSIGMLLSPHLKRKLHFFNEDTFTKKTVGVTCETCAVQNCNERVAEPYILLKQSRNKEIENTVENIIQSYT, via the coding sequence TTGGAAGAAGAATATATCAGATTAGTTTTTGGTTTAAAATTGAAACAAATACGCACAGATAAAAACCTGTCACTCTTTGGTTTAGCCAAACTAACAGGTTTATCAAAATCATATTTAAACGAAATTGAGAAAGGAAAAAAGTACCCAAAAACTGATAAAATTGTTATTCTTTCTGAGAAGCTAGAAGTGCCTTACGACCATTTAGTTTCTTTGAAGTTAGATAAAAACCTAGCACCTATTGGTGAAATTTTACAATCGAAAATTTTAAAAGAAATTCCTCTTGACCTATTTGGTATAAAAGAAAATAATCTAATTGACATCATTGCCAATGCTCCTGCAAAGGTTAATGCCTTTATTAGTACCATTATTAAGATTTCTCAAAACTACAATTTAACAAGAGAGAGCTTTTTTCTTGCTGCATTACGTTCGTACCAAGAAGCACACAACAACTATTTTGAGGATATTGAAACAAAGGTTACAGATTTTATCAAGGCTTATCAAATCAACCCAAACAAACCTATTACTTCAAAAGATTTAGAAGAAATTTTAATCGAAGAATATGGTTATACTATTGATAGCGAAGAACTATCCAAACATCAAAAATTATCTGAACTCAGAAACATCTATATTCCAAAAAACAAAACACTTCTTATATATAACGATATAAACGAAGCACAAAAAACATTCATTTTTGCTAAAGAGATAGCCTATAATTATTTACAAATTAAAGATAGGTTATACACTTTTCCATGGATAAAATTTGACAGTTTTGACGAAGTATTGAATAATTTTATCGCTTCTTACTTTGCAGGTGCTTTAATTATTCCGAAAGATGATTTAATTCAAAAACTAACACAACTTTTTTCTTTAGAAACCTGGCAACCTTTACAATTGCACAAAATTATTAGGAGCTATAATTGTTCTGACGAAACGTTTTATCAACGTTTAACTAACATCTTACCAAGACATTTTAATATTAAAAACCTGTTCTTTTTACGTTTTACTCATAAAGAAGGTTCTCCGGTACATAGACTTTCAAAAGAGTTACATATTACACAACAACAGTCTCCTCACGCCAATCGTAATAACGAACATTATTGTAGAAGGTGGATTGCCATTAAAACAATTCAGGACTTAGAAGTATCAGAAGAAAAAAAATCGGCTTACGGAATTCAAATTTCTTCGTACGAAAATTCTCAAAAGGAGTATTTAGTTCTTTCTGCAGCTACCGCAGATCCTTTTAAAGAAAAAATTAACCGCAGTGTAAGCATAGGTATGTTACTTTCTCCACACTTAAAACGCAAACTTCATTTTTTTAATGAAGATACTTTTACAAAAAAAACAGTAGGTGTTACCTGCGAAACATGCGCAGTACAAAACTGTAACGAACGGGTGGCAGAACCTTATATTTTACTAAAACAATCTAGAAATAAAGAAATAGAAAACACTGTTGAAAACATCATTCAATCGTATACCTAA
- a CDS encoding cupin domain-containing protein, translated as MNTTQTINILQEAEKLKNYFSPKIISEVNNEYVKLAKIKGEDIPWHNHENEDELFYIIDGSLLMEIENQPSFTMKTGDLYVVPKGINHRVSSSEDCLIMLIETKSTKHTGDVITPITKSIDNQKY; from the coding sequence ATGAATACAACTCAAACAATTAACATCTTACAGGAAGCTGAAAAACTGAAAAATTACTTTTCTCCTAAAATAATTTCTGAAGTTAACAATGAATATGTTAAGCTCGCCAAAATTAAAGGGGAAGATATTCCGTGGCATAATCACGAAAATGAAGATGAGCTTTTTTATATTATCGATGGAAGTCTTTTAATGGAAATAGAAAATCAACCTAGTTTTACGATGAAAACAGGGGATCTATACGTAGTTCCTAAAGGTATCAATCACAGAGTTAGTTCTTCGGAAGATTGTTTAATTATGCTTATTGAAACAAAATCTACCAAACATACTGGTGATGTAATAACTCCTATTACGAAATCTATTGATAATCAAAAATATTAA
- a CDS encoding isocitrate lyase has product MKNLAHANYSSALQTVKELKKKFGATWNSVSPENAARMVAQNRFKTGLDIARYTATIMREDMEAYDADSSNYTQSLGCWHGFVAQQKMIAVKKHHKTTSKRYLYLSGWMVAALRSEFGPLPDQSMHEKTAIPALIEEIYDFLRQADAIELNDLFRRLENGEDVQSEIDNFETHIVPIIADIDAGFGNEEATYLLAKKMIQAGACAIQIENQVSDAKQCGHQDGKVTVPHEDFIAKLNAIRYAFLELGVEDGVIVARTDSEGAGLTQKLPVSQEPGDLASQYLAFVEAQEITIDEAKEDDVLLKRDGKLVRPVRLANGLYKFREGTNIDRVVLDCITSLQNGADLLWIETPTPHVGQIANMVNRVRAVVPNAKLVYNNSPSFNWTLNFRNQVYDEMVAEGENMTGYDRNNLMNAAYDGTELCYRADEKIRTFQLDGAREAGIFHHLITLPTYHTTALHMNDLTEGYFGEDGMLAYVRGVQRQEIRKGVSCVKHQRMAGSDLGDDHKTFFAGDKALKAGGEKNTSNQFEAGAKDKRLEEESAVAV; this is encoded by the coding sequence ATGAAAAATTTAGCACACGCTAATTATAGTTCTGCTTTACAAACAGTAAAAGAATTAAAGAAAAAGTTTGGAGCAACTTGGAACTCAGTTTCTCCTGAAAATGCCGCTAGAATGGTAGCGCAAAACCGTTTTAAAACAGGTTTAGATATCGCTAGATACACCGCTACAATCATGCGAGAAGATATGGAAGCTTACGATGCTGATTCGTCTAATTATACACAATCATTGGGGTGCTGGCACGGATTCGTAGCACAACAAAAAATGATTGCAGTTAAAAAGCATCACAAAACAACGAGTAAACGATATTTATATCTTTCAGGATGGATGGTAGCTGCATTGCGTTCAGAGTTTGGTCCATTACCAGATCAATCGATGCATGAAAAAACAGCAATTCCTGCGTTAATTGAGGAGATTTATGATTTTCTACGTCAAGCAGATGCTATTGAATTAAACGATTTATTTAGAAGATTAGAAAACGGAGAAGATGTACAGAGTGAAATTGATAATTTCGAAACACATATAGTTCCAATTATTGCTGATATTGATGCAGGTTTTGGAAATGAAGAAGCTACGTATTTGTTAGCTAAAAAAATGATTCAAGCTGGTGCTTGTGCTATCCAGATAGAAAATCAAGTTTCAGATGCTAAACAATGCGGGCATCAAGATGGAAAAGTAACTGTACCACACGAAGATTTTATAGCAAAATTAAATGCAATTCGATACGCCTTTTTAGAATTAGGAGTAGAGGATGGGGTTATTGTAGCAAGAACCGATTCGGAAGGAGCTGGGTTAACTCAAAAATTACCAGTAAGTCAAGAGCCAGGAGATTTAGCCTCTCAATATTTAGCATTTGTAGAAGCTCAAGAAATTACAATTGATGAAGCAAAAGAAGATGATGTACTGTTAAAACGTGATGGAAAATTAGTGCGCCCTGTACGTTTGGCGAATGGTTTGTATAAGTTTAGAGAAGGAACGAATATTGATAGAGTAGTACTAGATTGTATAACTAGTTTGCAAAATGGTGCCGATTTGTTATGGATTGAAACACCAACACCACACGTTGGCCAAATAGCCAATATGGTAAATAGGGTAAGAGCTGTAGTGCCAAATGCGAAATTGGTGTACAACAACTCGCCATCGTTTAATTGGACATTAAACTTCCGTAATCAAGTGTATGATGAAATGGTTGCAGAAGGAGAAAATATGACAGGATATGATAGAAATAATTTAATGAATGCAGCTTATGATGGTACAGAATTATGCTATAGAGCAGATGAGAAAATTCGTACTTTCCAGCTTGATGGTGCAAGGGAAGCAGGTATTTTTCATCATTTAATTACCTTACCAACATACCATACAACAGCGCTACATATGAATGATTTAACAGAAGGTTACTTCGGAGAAGATGGAATGTTAGCGTATGTAAGAGGAGTGCAACGACAAGAAATTAGAAAAGGAGTATCGTGTGTAAAGCACCAACGAATGGCAGGTTCTGATTTAGGAGACGATCACAAAACATTTTTCGCAGGAGATAAAGCGTTAAAAGCCGGTGGAGAAAAGAATACGTCTAATCAGTTTGAAGCAGGAGCAAAAGACAAAAGACTAGAAGAAGAAAGTGCCGTAGCAGTATAA
- a CDS encoding acyl-CoA carboxylase subunit beta yields MDLNFNKNEDHNKLLVSDLRRRLAKVKLGGGQKRIDKHHEKGKLTARERIDYLLDDKSKSIEIAAFAGEDMYQEHGGCPSGGVVVKMGYVSGKQCIVVANDATVKAGAWFPITGKKNLRAQEIAIENKLPIIYLVDSAGVYLPMQDEIFPDKEHFGRIFRNNAVMSSMGITQIAAVMGSCVAGGAYLPIMSDEALIVDKTGSIFLAGSYLVKAAIGETIDNETLGGATTHCEVSGVTDYKAKDDKDALDTIKNLMDKIGDYDKTGFNRKEAFPPKENEDDIFGILPKARNEQYDMMEIIKRLVDNSEFEEYKAGYGQTIITGYARIDGWAVGIIANQRKIVKSKGAKTKPSEMQFGGVIYNDSADKATRFIANCNQKKIPLVFLQDVTGFMVGSKSEHSGIIKDGAKMVNAVSNSVVPKFTVVIGNSYGAGNYAMCGKAYDPRLIFAWPSAELAVMSGASAAKVLLQIETAALKKKGEEITPEKEAELFDKIKSRYDNQISPYYAAARIWTDAVINPLDTRTWISMGIEAADHAPIEKPFNLGVLQV; encoded by the coding sequence ATGGATCTTAACTTCAACAAAAACGAAGACCACAATAAACTTTTAGTATCAGATTTACGTAGACGCTTAGCCAAAGTTAAATTAGGCGGTGGACAAAAACGTATTGACAAGCATCATGAGAAAGGAAAATTAACAGCTCGTGAACGTATTGATTATTTATTAGACGATAAGTCTAAGTCTATCGAAATTGCTGCTTTTGCAGGTGAAGACATGTATCAAGAACATGGTGGATGTCCTTCAGGTGGTGTGGTTGTAAAAATGGGATATGTTAGTGGTAAACAATGTATTGTTGTTGCTAACGATGCCACCGTAAAAGCGGGTGCTTGGTTCCCAATTACAGGAAAGAAAAATTTAAGAGCTCAAGAAATAGCAATTGAAAATAAACTACCTATTATTTATTTGGTAGATTCTGCTGGGGTTTATTTACCAATGCAGGATGAGATTTTTCCTGATAAAGAACACTTCGGAAGAATTTTTAGAAACAATGCGGTAATGAGTAGCATGGGAATCACACAAATTGCTGCCGTTATGGGAAGTTGTGTTGCTGGTGGTGCTTACTTACCTATTATGAGTGATGAAGCACTTATTGTAGACAAAACAGGAAGTATTTTCTTAGCGGGTAGTTATTTAGTTAAGGCTGCTATTGGTGAAACTATTGACAATGAAACATTGGGTGGAGCAACTACACATTGTGAAGTATCTGGGGTTACCGATTATAAAGCAAAAGATGATAAAGATGCTTTAGATACCATTAAAAACTTAATGGATAAAATTGGAGATTATGACAAAACTGGATTTAATCGTAAAGAAGCGTTTCCTCCAAAAGAAAATGAAGATGATATTTTCGGAATTTTACCAAAAGCTCGTAATGAGCAATACGACATGATGGAAATCATCAAGCGTTTGGTTGATAACTCTGAATTTGAAGAATACAAAGCAGGCTATGGTCAAACCATTATTACTGGATATGCTCGTATTGATGGATGGGCAGTAGGTATCATTGCTAACCAACGTAAAATTGTAAAATCGAAAGGAGCAAAAACTAAACCTAGCGAAATGCAATTTGGTGGAGTAATTTATAACGATTCTGCTGATAAAGCTACTCGATTTATTGCCAACTGTAACCAGAAGAAAATCCCGTTAGTTTTCTTACAAGATGTTACTGGATTTATGGTAGGAAGTAAATCTGAACATAGCGGAATTATTAAAGATGGTGCTAAAATGGTAAACGCTGTTAGTAATTCTGTAGTTCCAAAATTTACGGTAGTCATTGGTAATTCGTACGGTGCAGGAAATTACGCTATGTGTGGTAAGGCCTATGACCCTCGTCTTATTTTTGCATGGCCAAGTGCTGAACTAGCTGTGATGAGTGGAGCCTCTGCCGCTAAAGTATTACTACAAATAGAAACTGCCGCTTTAAAGAAAAAAGGAGAAGAAATTACTCCTGAAAAAGAAGCAGAATTATTCGATAAAATTAAATCGAGATACGATAATCAAATATCTCCTTACTATGCTGCTGCAAGAATTTGGACCGATGCTGTAATTAACCCTCTAGACACCAGAACATGGATTTCTATGGGAATAGAAGCTGCTGACCACGCTCCTATTGAAAAGCCTTTTAACTTAGGAGTTTTACAAGTTTAA